One stretch of Clavibacter californiensis DNA includes these proteins:
- a CDS encoding alpha-E domain-containing protein → MLSRIAESLFWIGRYIERSDGTARILDVHLQLLLEDPWIDEDTACRSLLSVMGSDVPSEDVLGRDDVLALLAVDRTQPASIAYSLGAARENARRAREIVSSELWECLNTTRARMPRKIANDRVHEFFGWVRERSALAVGLVESGTSRDEAWQFFTLGRSIERADMTARLLATRALTEASGPSWTTILRSCGAYEAYLRTYRGVPSARNAAEFLLLDRLFPRSITHSIRRAEQCLHDIEPRTDRLGVSDQAQRLLGQIRSELEYRPIQEVLDDLPRFMDAVQEATSATSEAVRQRYFPTNAAPSWVGENS, encoded by the coding sequence ATGCTGTCGCGCATCGCCGAGTCGCTCTTCTGGATCGGCCGCTACATCGAGCGGTCGGACGGCACCGCACGCATCCTCGACGTGCACCTGCAACTGCTCCTGGAGGATCCGTGGATCGACGAGGACACCGCCTGCCGCTCGCTCCTCAGCGTGATGGGCAGCGACGTGCCCTCCGAGGACGTGCTCGGGCGGGACGACGTGCTCGCGCTCCTCGCGGTGGACCGCACGCAGCCCGCCTCCATCGCCTACTCGCTCGGCGCCGCGCGGGAGAACGCCCGACGCGCCCGCGAGATCGTCTCGTCGGAGCTCTGGGAGTGCCTCAACACGACGCGCGCCCGCATGCCGCGGAAGATCGCCAACGACCGCGTGCACGAGTTCTTCGGCTGGGTGCGCGAGCGCTCGGCGCTCGCGGTCGGACTCGTCGAGTCGGGCACGAGCCGCGACGAGGCGTGGCAGTTCTTCACGCTCGGCCGATCCATCGAGCGCGCCGACATGACGGCCCGCCTCCTCGCGACCCGCGCCCTCACCGAGGCCAGCGGCCCGTCGTGGACCACGATCCTCCGCTCCTGCGGCGCCTACGAGGCGTACCTCCGCACGTACCGCGGCGTGCCGAGCGCACGCAACGCGGCCGAGTTCCTGCTGCTCGACCGGTTGTTCCCGCGATCGATCACGCACTCGATCCGCCGCGCCGAGCAGTGCCTGCACGACATCGAGCCGCGCACCGACCGCCTCGGGGTGTCCGACCAGGCGCAGCGGCTGCTCGGGCAGATCCGGAGCGAGCTGGAGTACCGGCCCATCCAGGAGGTCCTCGACGACCTCCCGCGCTTCATGGACGCCGTGCAGGAGGCGACATCCGCCACCAGCGAGGCCGTCCGCCAGCGCTACTTCCCCACCAACGCGGCACCCAGCTGGGTCGGAGAGAACTCGTGA
- a CDS encoding nucleotide disphospho-sugar-binding domain-containing protein gives MTLLVISPDYASHLFPLITLASAWQQAGERVVVATGSATAGIVEASGFERVDLRLGRGSNPGTIKAEDQPTGEDDALRGFFAATRRGMVETLRFQAEARSDDLLWEPVETARAVQRILDEVRPDQVIVDHLAFSARLALLASGTRHADVVLGHPSALPVGDEVYGFPPAWPAAFEPEEEDLDELHALCERVRDRFTAQWNDALAILAPSMRPSRDAFAEAGDVLLLNYPEELHDPDRSELLPPHAFIGSAVRREAPEAEVRDWIDAGGDPIVYVSLGSFLSVRGDVLARIAAALRDLDVRVALATGSTDRAELGDIPSDWLVRPFLPQVTLLAHADLAVTHGGNNSVTEAATAGVPMLVLPLSTDQFAGAAALEDAGLGIALAPNVATVTELRQAAKLLLNPSGAQRAGLDAIAASLTRSPGPQRAYQALAGGIRPEQAAR, from the coding sequence ATGACCCTGCTCGTCATCAGCCCGGACTACGCGTCCCATCTCTTCCCCCTCATCACGCTCGCGTCGGCCTGGCAGCAGGCCGGCGAGCGCGTGGTCGTGGCGACCGGATCCGCGACCGCCGGCATCGTCGAAGCCTCCGGCTTCGAGCGGGTCGACCTCCGCCTCGGCCGCGGATCCAACCCCGGCACCATCAAGGCCGAGGACCAGCCGACCGGCGAGGACGACGCCCTCCGCGGCTTCTTCGCCGCCACGCGCCGCGGCATGGTCGAGACCCTGCGCTTCCAGGCCGAGGCGCGCAGCGACGACCTGCTGTGGGAGCCGGTGGAGACCGCGCGCGCCGTGCAGCGGATCCTCGACGAGGTGCGCCCCGACCAGGTGATCGTCGACCACCTCGCCTTCAGCGCCCGCCTCGCGCTCCTCGCCTCGGGCACCCGTCACGCGGACGTCGTCCTCGGCCACCCGAGCGCGCTGCCCGTGGGCGACGAGGTCTACGGCTTCCCGCCCGCCTGGCCCGCCGCCTTCGAGCCCGAGGAGGAGGACCTCGACGAGCTGCACGCGCTGTGCGAGCGCGTCCGCGACCGCTTCACCGCGCAGTGGAACGACGCCCTCGCGATCCTCGCGCCGTCGATGCGCCCGAGCCGCGACGCGTTCGCGGAGGCCGGCGACGTGCTCCTGCTCAACTACCCCGAGGAGCTGCACGACCCCGACCGCTCCGAGCTCCTGCCGCCGCACGCGTTCATCGGCTCGGCCGTCCGTCGCGAGGCACCCGAGGCCGAGGTGCGGGACTGGATCGACGCGGGCGGCGACCCCATCGTCTACGTGTCGCTCGGCAGCTTCCTCTCCGTGCGCGGCGACGTGCTCGCGCGCATCGCGGCGGCCCTCCGCGACCTCGACGTGCGCGTGGCGCTCGCGACCGGATCCACCGACCGGGCCGAGCTCGGCGACATCCCGTCGGACTGGCTCGTCCGCCCGTTCCTCCCGCAGGTGACGCTGCTCGCCCACGCCGACCTCGCGGTCACGCACGGCGGCAACAACTCCGTCACCGAGGCGGCGACCGCGGGCGTCCCGATGCTCGTGCTGCCGCTCTCGACCGACCAGTTCGCGGGGGCCGCGGCCCTCGAGGACGCGGGGCTCGGGATCGCGCTCGCCCCGAACGTCGCCACCGTCACCGAGCTGCGGCAGGCGGCCAAGCTCCTGCTCAACCCGTCGGGTGCGCAGCGCGCCGGCCTCGATGCCATCGCGGCGTCGCTCACGCGGTCGCCCGGTCCGCAGCGCGCGTACCAGGCGCTGGCCGGCGGGATCCGCCCGGAGCAGGCCGCGCGCTGA
- a CDS encoding LPXTG cell wall anchor domain-containing protein, giving the protein MRGSSSRGSLGLVGATGAVALATLLALGGLAPLAAHAADVALARASGVEIIDIDGDTLTAPTPLAEWSAGAAVTRTAASTGDVLKLNTTRTTGLSSTAGPTGASSAIATGELTLRDRPAIVFSGLAVSCTPGGTPAVHVDRLTIGGVDVTADANATPGWSRDLPESVYGATRVIVGSTATGDDGSATTVGIDVEAEAGASEIWRVRAGSVTCAAAAAVPVPTPSAASSPTPAPDPDPTTAPGPTPAPDPAPAPASGRVATGVTVTSPDGTRVIDGQPRVDGLDRSATADSLTASDGSPEHAASVRVETGADGTTTVGVGSFEQLPGSTADPLAEYRWTAFRVYGLTATITPAGAVSTEFADPGSAVFVDGRWIDATTDLYTGVDEQGAPRVTVAFGEHETAADGTVTVTAVHYRDLTGAHPDVRLGTVVVPPAAGQVVGAYGVGVTAADGTVLVAPQPAATVAAPHASADAVAGTGTDPDTASAVAVDLGTGDAAGTATVDVGAFRQVPGASTDPLADYRWPALRVAGLHAAVSAAGAMTVSFADAGNAVFVNGVWIDTTTDLYTGVDEQGTPRVEVRFGERTVAADGTVTLTALHYRDLTGRHPEVRLGVVTVAAGGSTTPAPDPSPTPVPIVPDSAPAGWSAYGIRATGPSAVAATPVARPADEAGPAGTTAASPSAASPSAASPSAASPSAASPSAAPPSALAPDTLGTPRAVAASDAAAASTAAPAAATDAGTIAGDGGAGQIRATGVRLTSSAASGSAALDDVSLYPGSRLAVRIQGLRVEVADGTARVTSDGGSVAGTPLAAGDIAPGTRFALPDGGSAVLAEDVTAGASRTVTGLHLVDASGLDADVSAGVVTTAAVAADPGGTGTTPGGPSSSGTASSPAGTGGAASPGALSADGSSPAGTSGGSAIASLRGSLPRTGSSPASALALAALLLIVGSAGALEARRRRRARTGRPARP; this is encoded by the coding sequence ATGCGCGGATCCTCCTCGCGCGGATCCCTCGGCCTCGTCGGCGCGACCGGCGCCGTCGCCCTCGCGACGCTCCTCGCGCTCGGCGGGCTCGCGCCCCTCGCGGCGCACGCGGCCGACGTCGCGCTCGCGCGCGCGTCCGGCGTGGAGATCATCGACATCGACGGCGACACGCTCACCGCGCCGACGCCCCTGGCCGAGTGGTCCGCGGGCGCCGCGGTGACGCGCACCGCCGCGTCCACCGGCGACGTGTTGAAGCTGAACACCACGCGGACGACCGGCCTCTCCTCGACCGCGGGTCCGACGGGCGCGTCCAGCGCCATCGCGACCGGCGAGCTCACGCTCCGCGACCGGCCGGCGATCGTCTTCTCGGGCCTCGCCGTGTCGTGCACGCCGGGTGGCACGCCCGCCGTGCACGTCGACCGGCTCACCATCGGCGGCGTGGACGTGACCGCGGACGCGAACGCGACGCCGGGCTGGTCGCGCGACCTGCCGGAGTCGGTCTACGGCGCGACCCGCGTCATCGTGGGGTCCACCGCGACGGGCGACGACGGATCCGCCACCACCGTCGGCATCGACGTGGAGGCGGAGGCCGGGGCGTCGGAGATCTGGCGTGTGCGCGCCGGATCCGTGACGTGCGCGGCGGCCGCCGCCGTACCGGTGCCGACGCCGTCGGCCGCGTCCTCGCCGACGCCCGCGCCGGACCCGGATCCGACGACGGCCCCCGGCCCGACCCCCGCGCCGGATCCCGCGCCGGCCCCCGCATCCGGCCGCGTCGCGACGGGCGTCACCGTCACGTCTCCCGACGGCACGCGCGTGATCGACGGGCAGCCGCGCGTCGACGGCCTCGACCGCTCCGCCACCGCCGATTCCCTCACCGCGTCGGACGGATCCCCGGAGCACGCCGCGTCCGTCCGCGTCGAGACCGGCGCGGACGGCACGACCACGGTCGGTGTCGGCTCGTTCGAGCAGCTGCCGGGATCCACCGCCGACCCGCTCGCCGAGTACCGCTGGACGGCGTTCCGGGTCTACGGCCTCACCGCCACGATCACGCCCGCGGGCGCCGTTTCGACCGAGTTCGCGGATCCCGGCAGCGCGGTCTTCGTGGACGGCCGCTGGATCGACGCCACGACCGACCTCTACACGGGCGTCGACGAGCAGGGCGCACCCCGCGTCACCGTCGCGTTCGGCGAGCACGAGACGGCGGCCGACGGCACCGTCACGGTCACCGCCGTGCACTACCGCGACCTCACGGGCGCGCACCCGGACGTGCGTCTCGGCACGGTCGTCGTGCCGCCCGCGGCCGGGCAGGTCGTGGGCGCGTACGGCGTCGGGGTCACCGCGGCCGACGGCACGGTGCTCGTCGCGCCGCAGCCGGCCGCGACCGTCGCCGCGCCGCACGCGTCGGCCGACGCCGTGGCCGGCACGGGGACGGATCCCGACACCGCGTCGGCCGTCGCCGTCGACCTCGGCACGGGCGACGCCGCGGGCACCGCGACCGTCGACGTGGGCGCGTTCCGTCAGGTGCCGGGCGCCTCGACGGATCCGCTCGCCGACTACCGCTGGCCCGCCCTCCGGGTCGCCGGCCTGCACGCGGCCGTCTCCGCCGCCGGCGCCATGACCGTGTCCTTCGCTGACGCGGGGAACGCGGTGTTCGTGAACGGCGTGTGGATCGACACCACGACCGACCTCTACACGGGCGTCGACGAGCAGGGCACCCCGCGCGTCGAGGTGCGCTTCGGCGAGCGGACGGTCGCCGCGGACGGCACGGTGACGCTCACCGCGCTGCACTACCGCGACCTCACCGGCCGCCACCCCGAGGTGCGGCTGGGCGTCGTGACCGTGGCGGCGGGCGGCTCGACGACGCCCGCGCCGGATCCGTCGCCGACGCCCGTCCCGATCGTGCCGGACTCCGCGCCTGCGGGATGGTCGGCGTACGGGATCCGGGCGACCGGGCCGAGCGCGGTCGCGGCGACGCCCGTGGCGCGGCCGGCCGACGAGGCGGGCCCGGCCGGCACGACCGCGGCCTCGCCGTCCGCGGCCTCGCCGTCCGCGGCCTCGCCGTCCGCGGCCTCGCCGTCCGCGGCCTCGCCGTCCGCGGCCCCGCCGTCCGCGCTCGCGCCGGACACGCTCGGCACCCCGCGCGCGGTGGCCGCGTCCGACGCCGCCGCCGCGTCGACCGCAGCGCCGGCCGCCGCGACCGATGCCGGCACCATCGCCGGGGACGGCGGCGCGGGCCAGATCCGCGCCACCGGCGTCCGCCTCACCTCGAGCGCGGCGTCCGGCAGCGCCGCCCTCGACGACGTATCGCTGTACCCGGGCAGCCGACTGGCCGTCCGGATCCAGGGCCTCCGGGTCGAGGTCGCCGACGGCACGGCGCGCGTCACGAGCGACGGCGGCAGCGTCGCGGGCACCCCGCTCGCGGCCGGCGACATCGCGCCGGGCACGCGGTTCGCGCTGCCCGACGGCGGATCCGCGGTGCTCGCCGAGGACGTGACCGCGGGCGCGTCCCGCACGGTCACCGGCCTGCACCTTGTCGACGCCTCCGGGCTCGACGCGGACGTGTCCGCGGGCGTGGTCACGACGGCCGCGGTGGCGGCGGACCCGGGTGGCACCGGCACGACGCCCGGCGGGCCCTCGTCCAGCGGAACCGCGTCGTCGCCGGCCGGCACGGGCGGGGCGGCCTCCCCCGGCGCCCTGTCCGCCGACGGATCGAGCCCGGCCGGCACCTCGGGCGGGAGCGCGATCGCGAGCCTCCGCGGCTCGCTGCCGCGCACGGGATCCTCACCCGCGTCGGCGCTCGCCCTCGCGGCCCTGCTGCTGATCGTCGGATCCGCGGGCGCGCTCGAGGCCCGACGCCGCCGACGCGCGCGGACGGGCCGCCCAGCGCGCCCCTGA
- a CDS encoding transglutaminase family protein has translation MNRLRITHRTGFHYEGEVTASYNEARMLPVSSENQFVLYSNLDIQPKPGHHTYVDYFGTRVSSFEILSPHRSLELTATSLVEVRPRTHEPHQLGWDDLAVEVERATEHVEQVAQTVRTEPHEEVRALAEEIAGGAGTPCEAAAEIARAIGEKVEYMAGVTSVQSTAREAWEQGRGVCQDITHIVIGALRHVGIPARYVSGYLHPRPNAAVGETVTGESHAWVEWFCGEWRGWDPTNLIDIGDRHVLVGRGRDYRDVAPLRGIYAGPFRSKLFVRVEITRES, from the coding sequence GTGAACCGCCTGCGCATCACCCACCGGACCGGCTTCCACTACGAGGGCGAGGTGACGGCGTCGTACAACGAGGCGCGCATGCTGCCCGTCTCGAGCGAGAACCAGTTCGTCCTGTACTCGAACCTCGACATCCAGCCGAAGCCGGGGCACCACACCTACGTCGACTACTTCGGCACGCGGGTGTCCTCGTTCGAGATCCTCAGCCCGCACCGGTCGCTCGAGCTCACGGCGACGAGCCTCGTCGAGGTCCGGCCGCGCACGCACGAGCCGCACCAGCTCGGCTGGGACGACCTCGCGGTCGAGGTGGAGCGGGCCACCGAGCACGTGGAGCAGGTCGCGCAGACCGTGCGCACCGAGCCGCACGAGGAGGTCCGCGCGCTCGCGGAGGAGATCGCGGGCGGCGCGGGCACGCCGTGCGAGGCGGCCGCGGAGATCGCCCGCGCCATCGGCGAGAAGGTCGAGTACATGGCCGGCGTCACGAGCGTGCAGTCGACCGCGCGCGAGGCGTGGGAGCAGGGGCGCGGCGTCTGCCAGGACATCACGCACATCGTCATCGGGGCGCTCCGGCACGTCGGGATCCCCGCGCGCTACGTCAGCGGCTACCTGCACCCGAGGCCGAACGCGGCCGTCGGCGAGACCGTCACGGGCGAGTCGCACGCGTGGGTCGAGTGGTTCTGCGGCGAGTGGCGCGGCTGGGATCCCACGAACCTCATCGACATCGGCGACCGGCACGTGCTCGTCGGCCGCGGCCGCGACTACCGCGACGTCGCGCCCCTGCGCGGCATCTACGCGGGGCCGTTCCGGTCGAAGCTGTTCGTGCGGGTCGAGATCACGCGGGAGTCCTGA
- a CDS encoding circularly permuted type 2 ATP-grasp protein has product MGDLFEGYGTLAAARRASGGAMPFDEMFRDPPAAGEPAVARAAYREIHAALSRMTKEELKDRTDALATSYLAQGVTFDFAGEERPFPLDAVPRVIEQAEWSRLEKGVAQRVRALEAFLADVYGPQRAIRDGVIPARLISSSSHFHRQAAGIDPANGVRIQVSGIDLVRDEAGEMRVLEDNVRVPSGVSYVISNRRVMAQTLPELFVSMRVRPVGDYPNKLLQALRASAPDGVEDPNVVVLTPGVYNSAYFEHTLLARLMGVELVEGRDLFCSGGRVWMRTTGGPMRVDVIYRRVDDEFLDPLQFRADSMLGSPGLMLAARLGNVTIANAVGNGVADDKLVYTYLPDLIRYYLAEDAIIPNVDTWRLEEPDSLEEVLDRLPELVVKPVDGSGGKGLVVGPAASAGELAELRARLLKDPRGWIAQPVVQLSTIPTLVEDGMRPRHADLRPFAVNDGRDIWVLPGGLTRVALPEGQLVVNSSQGGGSKDTWVVGDGGFPAATRERSVQTLVADQAAVTTSIPIIQNGEKAPDQSPHDRPRNRDQHEQQQQAAAPAGPDITTEGDR; this is encoded by the coding sequence ATGGGTGATCTGTTCGAGGGATACGGCACGCTCGCGGCCGCACGCCGCGCCTCCGGTGGCGCGATGCCGTTCGACGAGATGTTCCGGGATCCGCCCGCCGCCGGGGAGCCCGCCGTCGCGCGGGCGGCCTACCGCGAGATCCACGCGGCCCTCTCCCGCATGACCAAGGAGGAGCTGAAGGACCGCACCGACGCGCTCGCCACCAGCTACCTCGCGCAGGGCGTCACCTTCGACTTCGCGGGCGAGGAGCGGCCGTTCCCGCTCGACGCCGTGCCGCGCGTCATCGAGCAGGCCGAGTGGAGCCGGCTCGAGAAGGGCGTCGCGCAGCGGGTCCGGGCGCTCGAGGCGTTCCTCGCCGACGTGTACGGGCCGCAGCGCGCGATCCGCGACGGCGTGATCCCCGCCCGCCTGATCAGCTCGTCCAGCCACTTCCACCGCCAGGCCGCCGGCATCGACCCGGCCAACGGCGTCCGCATCCAGGTCTCCGGCATCGACCTCGTCCGCGACGAGGCCGGCGAGATGCGCGTGCTCGAGGACAACGTGCGCGTCCCGTCCGGCGTCAGCTACGTCATCTCCAACCGCCGCGTCATGGCGCAGACGCTCCCGGAGCTCTTCGTCTCGATGCGCGTGCGCCCCGTCGGCGACTACCCGAACAAGCTCCTGCAGGCCCTCCGCGCGAGCGCGCCCGACGGCGTCGAGGACCCGAACGTCGTCGTCCTCACGCCCGGCGTCTACAACAGCGCCTACTTCGAGCACACGCTGCTCGCGCGGCTCATGGGCGTCGAGCTCGTCGAGGGCCGCGACCTGTTCTGCTCCGGCGGCCGCGTCTGGATGCGCACCACGGGCGGCCCCATGCGCGTCGACGTCATCTACCGCCGCGTCGACGACGAGTTCCTGGATCCGCTGCAGTTCCGCGCCGACTCCATGCTCGGCTCGCCCGGCCTCATGCTCGCGGCCCGCCTCGGCAACGTCACGATCGCGAACGCGGTGGGCAACGGCGTCGCCGACGACAAGCTCGTCTACACGTACCTGCCCGACCTCATCCGCTACTACCTGGCGGAGGACGCGATCATCCCGAACGTCGACACCTGGCGCCTCGAGGAGCCGGACTCGCTCGAGGAGGTGCTCGACCGGCTGCCGGAGCTGGTCGTGAAGCCCGTCGACGGATCCGGCGGCAAGGGCCTCGTGGTCGGCCCCGCCGCCAGCGCGGGCGAGCTCGCCGAGCTGCGCGCGCGGCTGCTCAAGGACCCGCGGGGCTGGATCGCGCAGCCCGTCGTGCAGCTCTCCACCATCCCCACGCTCGTCGAGGACGGGATGCGCCCGCGGCACGCCGACCTCCGCCCCTTCGCCGTGAACGACGGCCGCGACATCTGGGTGCTGCCCGGCGGGCTCACGCGCGTCGCGCTCCCCGAGGGCCAGCTCGTGGTGAACAGCAGCCAGGGCGGCGGATCCAAGGACACCTGGGTCGTGGGCGACGGCGGCTTCCCCGCGGCGACCCGCGAGCGCAGCGTGCAGACCCTCGTGGCCGACCAGGCCGCGGTCACCACGTCCATCCCGATCATCCAGAACGGGGAGAAGGCGCCCGACCAGTCGCCGCACGACCGGCCGCGCAACCGCGACCAGCACGAGCAGCAGCAGCAGGCCGCGGCGCCCGCCGGGCCCGACATCACGACCGAGGGGGACCGCTGA
- a CDS encoding GNAT family N-acetyltransferase encodes MTDALPDAALRPARADDLSFLEDMLVASMDWRDDGSMTRERMLATPELAHYVAGWPRAGDVGVVAEVAGDPVGAAWARLFADDDRGYGFVAADIPELGMALVPSARGRGLGRRMLVALVAAVRASGAPAVSLSVEDGNDRARALYESLGFVAVGREGGSDVLLLRG; translated from the coding sequence ATGACGGACGCGCTGCCCGATGCGGCGCTCCGCCCGGCGCGCGCCGACGACCTCTCGTTCCTCGAGGACATGCTGGTGGCGTCGATGGACTGGCGCGACGACGGGTCGATGACACGCGAGCGCATGCTCGCGACGCCGGAGCTCGCGCACTACGTGGCCGGCTGGCCGCGCGCGGGCGACGTGGGCGTCGTCGCGGAGGTCGCCGGGGATCCGGTCGGCGCGGCGTGGGCCCGCCTCTTCGCCGATGACGACCGCGGCTACGGCTTCGTCGCCGCCGACATCCCCGAGCTCGGCATGGCGCTCGTGCCGTCGGCGCGCGGCCGGGGCCTGGGGCGGCGGATGCTCGTGGCGCTCGTGGCTGCGGTGCGCGCATCCGGCGCGCCGGCCGTGAGCCTCAGCGTGGAGGACGGGAACGACCGCGCCCGCGCGCTCTACGAGTCGCTCGGCTTCGTGGCCGTGGGGCGCGAGGGCGGATCCGACGTGCTGCTGCTCCGCGGGTGA
- a CDS encoding alpha/beta fold hydrolase produces the protein MPDDERSTGGADHRTIVDAEGVTLHYYVWEAERPRAVVHIAHGVGEHALRYIRLAHELNAAGYTVAADDHRGHGASGLGHLGIGVLGPRRHLAALDGIQLVSEQLRREHPDLPLVLLGHSWGALLAQRIVARASHLYAGLVLSGASLAMPGVINTGDLNKRWRSPAASGFEWLSRDPEAQRAFGADDRNFDVNALKPYRMRDSVQIMGRPPRKLATDLPVLIQGGEEDSLGGRRGMQLLARDYNRRSRLSDVLLIVYPGARHEIYNETNRDEVIADLRSWLGSRISPTGAVAGTPGDPRG, from the coding sequence ATGCCCGACGACGAGCGCTCCACCGGCGGAGCCGACCACCGCACCATCGTGGACGCGGAGGGCGTGACCCTCCACTACTACGTATGGGAGGCGGAGCGCCCACGGGCCGTCGTGCACATCGCGCACGGCGTCGGCGAGCACGCGCTGCGCTACATCCGGCTGGCGCACGAGCTCAACGCGGCCGGGTACACGGTCGCGGCCGACGACCATCGCGGCCACGGCGCCTCGGGGCTCGGGCACCTCGGCATCGGCGTCCTGGGGCCGAGGCGCCACCTCGCGGCGCTCGACGGGATCCAGCTGGTCAGCGAGCAGCTCCGGCGCGAGCACCCCGACCTCCCGCTCGTGCTCCTCGGCCACAGCTGGGGCGCGCTCCTCGCCCAGCGCATCGTCGCGCGGGCGTCGCATCTGTACGCGGGGCTCGTGCTGAGCGGGGCGTCGCTCGCGATGCCCGGCGTGATCAACACGGGCGACCTCAACAAGCGCTGGCGGTCTCCGGCGGCGTCCGGCTTCGAGTGGCTGTCGCGGGATCCGGAGGCGCAGCGCGCGTTCGGCGCCGACGACCGCAACTTCGACGTCAACGCGCTGAAGCCGTACCGGATGCGCGACTCCGTGCAGATCATGGGCCGCCCGCCCCGGAAGCTCGCGACCGACCTGCCCGTGCTCATCCAGGGCGGCGAGGAGGACTCGCTCGGCGGCCGCCGGGGGATGCAGCTGCTCGCGCGCGACTACAACCGGCGCTCGCGCCTCAGCGACGTGCTGCTCATCGTGTACCCGGGCGCCAGGCACGAGATCTACAACGAGACCAACCGCGACGAGGTGATCGCGGATCTGCGCAGCTGGCTGGGGTCGCGCATCTCGCCGACGGGGGCCGTGGCCGGGACACCGGGGGATCCGCGGGGATGA